A stretch of Arthrobacter sp. NEB 688 DNA encodes these proteins:
- a CDS encoding MaoC family dehydratase — protein sequence MQFGRSYEEFEVGATYKHWPGKTVTEADDHLFCLLTMNHHPLHLDAHYAEGTTQFGKNVVVGNYVYSILLGMSVPDVSGKAIANLEIESLRHVAPTFHGDTLYGETRVLDKWESTSKDDRGVVHVETIGYKQDGTVVCIFRRKVMVPKESYLDARGGEQPGRPSPQPDRNWPGPAATPQA from the coding sequence GTGCAGTTCGGGCGCAGCTACGAGGAGTTCGAGGTCGGGGCCACGTACAAGCACTGGCCGGGCAAGACCGTCACCGAGGCCGACGACCACCTGTTCTGCCTGTTGACGATGAACCACCACCCGCTCCACCTCGACGCCCACTACGCCGAGGGGACGACGCAGTTCGGCAAGAACGTCGTCGTCGGCAACTACGTCTACTCGATCCTCCTCGGGATGTCGGTGCCGGACGTCAGCGGCAAGGCGATCGCCAACCTCGAGATCGAGAGCCTGCGCCACGTCGCGCCGACCTTCCACGGCGACACCCTCTACGGCGAGACCCGCGTGCTCGACAAGTGGGAGAGCACGAGCAAGGACGACCGGGGCGTGGTCCACGTCGAGACCATCGGCTACAAGCAGGACGGCACCGTCGTCTGCATCTTCCGGCGCAAGGTCATGGTGCCGAAGGAGTCCTACCTCGACGCTCGCGGCGGCGAGCAGCCCGGCCGCCCGTCGCCGCAGCCGGACCGGAACTGGCCCGGTCCGGCCGCGACCCCGCAGGCCTGA
- a CDS encoding SigE family RNA polymerase sigma factor, whose protein sequence is MSTRMRAERDAAFTAFVEQASPSLLRTAWLLTGDHHAAHELVQAALVKTYVAWPRVRPEGALAYSRKILVNERTDSWRRRRGEVSVGEVPEATTAASTTSEDRDLVVRLLAALPDQQRRVVVLRYYTDLSEQAVADLLDISLGSVKSAASRGLATLRTQLTTTEGGTR, encoded by the coding sequence ATGAGCACACGGATGAGGGCCGAGCGCGACGCCGCGTTCACGGCCTTCGTCGAGCAGGCGTCGCCGTCGCTGCTGCGCACGGCGTGGCTGCTGACCGGCGACCACCACGCGGCCCACGAGCTCGTGCAGGCCGCGCTCGTCAAGACCTACGTCGCGTGGCCACGGGTGCGTCCGGAGGGGGCGCTCGCGTACTCGCGCAAGATCCTCGTCAACGAGCGGACGGACTCCTGGCGCCGGCGCCGCGGCGAGGTCAGCGTCGGCGAGGTGCCCGAGGCGACGACGGCCGCCTCCACGACGAGCGAGGACCGCGACCTCGTCGTCCGGCTCCTCGCCGCCCTGCCCGACCAGCAGCGACGCGTCGTCGTGCTGCGCTACTACACCGACCTCAGCGAGCAGGCCGTCGCCGACCTGCTCGACATCTCGCTCGGCTCCGTCAAGTCCGCCGCCTCACGCGGCCTCGCCACGCTGCGCACCCAGCTCACCACCACCGAGGGAGGCACCCGATGA
- a CDS encoding PHP domain-containing protein: MIDLHTHSTASDGTQPPAQVVASAAAAGLTTVALTDHDTTLGWDEAARAAGDLGITLVRGIEVSCARGHRSVHLLAYLPDPTHPALVAELEQARDSRETRLDRMVDRMAADGLPVSVASVRAEVEDGATPGRPHIADALVRAGAVAHRDEAFAHLLSDSGPYYVSHYAPDPVTAVEVVRAAGGVPVVAHPLSVTRAGTVDDALLEEMVAAGMAGIEAHHRDHGPDAVRHLVDLAGSLGVVVTGSSDYHGDGKQNRLGERTTTPEALERIEALATGAEVVRP; encoded by the coding sequence GTGATCGACCTGCACACCCACTCCACCGCGAGCGACGGCACCCAGCCGCCGGCGCAGGTCGTGGCCTCCGCGGCGGCGGCCGGCCTCACGACGGTCGCGCTGACCGACCACGACACGACCCTCGGGTGGGACGAGGCCGCGCGGGCCGCCGGCGACCTCGGCATCACGCTCGTGCGCGGCATCGAGGTCTCGTGCGCCCGCGGCCACCGCTCCGTGCACCTGCTGGCCTACCTGCCGGACCCCACGCACCCGGCGCTCGTCGCCGAGCTCGAGCAGGCGCGCGACAGCCGCGAGACCCGCCTGGACCGGATGGTCGACCGGATGGCCGCCGACGGGCTGCCCGTGTCGGTCGCCTCGGTGCGCGCCGAGGTCGAGGACGGCGCGACCCCAGGGCGCCCGCACATCGCCGACGCCCTCGTGCGCGCCGGCGCCGTCGCGCACCGCGACGAGGCGTTCGCCCACCTGCTCTCCGACAGCGGCCCCTACTACGTCTCGCACTACGCCCCGGACCCCGTGACGGCCGTCGAGGTCGTCCGCGCCGCCGGCGGCGTGCCCGTCGTCGCGCACCCCCTGTCGGTGACGCGCGCCGGCACGGTCGACGACGCCCTCCTCGAGGAGATGGTCGCCGCCGGGATGGCCGGCATCGAGGCCCACCACCGCGACCACGGCCCCGACGCGGTGCGCCACCTCGTCGACCTCGCGGGCTCGCTCGGCGTCGTCGTCACCGGGTCCAGCGACTACCACGGCGACGGCAAGCAGAACCGGCTCGGCGAGCGCACGACGACCCCCGAGGCGCTCGAGCGGATCGAGGCGCTCGCGACCGGCGCGGAGGTGGTCCGTCCGTGA
- a CDS encoding MarC family protein, which translates to MSWFDVSAFTTTFVTLVVILDPPGAIPIFLALTGPLTKEQKVSAARRASLVALGVIASFAVFGQRILDYLHISLPALQASGGLLLLIVALQLLTGSESEQHADAGVNVALVPLGTPLLAGPGAIVATMLAVQDADGTAGVLAVATALVAALGLVFVVFRFATPLARLLKDSGIVLLTRIAGLLLSAIAVQMVADAVIAFVRGAGAAH; encoded by the coding sequence GTGAGCTGGTTCGACGTCTCCGCGTTCACGACGACGTTCGTCACGCTCGTCGTCATCCTCGACCCCCCGGGCGCCATCCCGATCTTCCTCGCCCTCACCGGGCCGCTGACCAAGGAGCAGAAGGTCTCGGCCGCCCGCCGGGCGAGCCTCGTCGCGCTCGGCGTCATCGCGTCCTTCGCGGTGTTCGGCCAGCGCATCCTCGACTACCTGCACATCTCGCTGCCCGCGCTCCAGGCCTCGGGCGGCCTGCTGCTGCTCATCGTCGCGCTCCAGCTCCTCACCGGGTCGGAGTCCGAGCAGCACGCGGACGCGGGGGTGAACGTCGCGCTCGTGCCGCTCGGCACGCCGCTGCTCGCGGGGCCCGGCGCCATCGTCGCGACGATGCTGGCAGTGCAGGACGCCGACGGCACGGCGGGCGTCCTCGCCGTGGCCACCGCGCTCGTCGCGGCGCTCGGCCTGGTCTTCGTCGTCTTCCGCTTCGCGACGCCGCTGGCGCGCCTGCTCAAGGACAGCGGCATCGTCCTGCTCACGCGCATCGCCGGCCTGCTGCTCTCGGCCATCGCCGTGCAGATGGTCGCGGACGCCGTCATCGCCTTCGTCCGCGGGGCCGGCGCCGCGCACTGA
- a CDS encoding HAMP domain-containing sensor histidine kinase — protein MSAPLPEPLEPSPALRTGSLRWRVVAAVMALLVVLLLVLSVTVDRVLTARTQGQLEQRLLDRVAVAQALADQVSAQDLVDRIGGEGVSVRLTTSDGSVLTAGPQEAAPSSAPTAPAGPGPKPGPAARDAVSRSGDVYSVERRLPVGELLLTTDAGGLQQTLTQVRWVLALSSLGVLLVAALLVALLTGRLLRPLDTMTTTARSIAAGDRGRRLRPDRPGTELGRMAGAFDEMLDAVEGAEGRAVAAEARVRDFVLEAAHELRTPLAGVQASAEALLLGRPEREERERLLAGVVRESQRAGRLADDLLLMARIDRGVELERRPVDLHGLAEDVAASAVRRPGAPVTVGTAHGPALVEADPDRVVQVLTNLVDNARRAAGPDGRVHLDVGPGGRVVVADDGPGVPRADRERIFERLVRLDEARSRDRGGAGLGLPIARGLARAHGGDLRLLDTGTGAAFELTLP, from the coding sequence GTGAGCGCCCCGCTGCCCGAGCCCCTCGAGCCCTCCCCCGCCCTGCGGACGGGCTCGCTGCGCTGGCGGGTCGTCGCGGCGGTCATGGCGCTGCTCGTCGTCCTGCTGCTCGTCCTGTCCGTCACCGTCGACCGGGTCCTCACCGCGCGCACGCAGGGCCAGCTCGAGCAGCGCCTCCTCGACCGGGTCGCGGTGGCGCAGGCCCTCGCGGACCAGGTGTCGGCGCAGGACCTCGTCGACCGGATCGGTGGCGAGGGCGTGTCGGTGCGGCTGACGACCTCGGACGGGAGCGTGCTGACGGCCGGGCCGCAGGAGGCCGCCCCGTCGTCCGCCCCCACGGCGCCCGCCGGCCCGGGTCCGAAGCCGGGCCCGGCCGCGCGCGACGCGGTCTCGCGCAGCGGCGACGTCTACAGCGTCGAGCGCCGCCTGCCCGTCGGCGAGCTGCTCCTGACGACCGACGCCGGCGGCCTGCAGCAGACCCTCACCCAGGTGCGCTGGGTCCTCGCCCTGTCCTCGCTCGGCGTGCTGCTCGTCGCCGCGCTGCTCGTCGCGCTCCTCACCGGCCGGCTCCTGCGCCCCCTCGACACGATGACGACGACGGCGCGCTCCATCGCGGCCGGCGACCGCGGCCGCCGCCTGCGCCCCGACCGGCCGGGTACCGAGCTCGGCCGGATGGCCGGCGCCTTCGACGAGATGCTCGACGCGGTCGAGGGCGCCGAGGGCCGTGCCGTCGCCGCCGAGGCCCGGGTGCGCGACTTCGTCCTCGAGGCCGCGCACGAGCTGCGGACCCCGCTCGCCGGCGTGCAGGCCTCCGCCGAGGCGCTGCTCCTCGGCCGGCCCGAGCGCGAGGAGCGGGAGCGTCTGCTCGCCGGGGTGGTGCGCGAGTCGCAGCGCGCCGGCCGCCTCGCCGACGACCTGCTCCTCATGGCCCGCATCGACCGCGGCGTCGAGCTCGAGCGGCGCCCGGTCGACCTCCACGGCCTCGCCGAGGACGTCGCCGCCTCCGCGGTGCGGCGCCCGGGCGCCCCGGTCACCGTCGGGACCGCCCACGGGCCCGCGCTCGTCGAGGCCGACCCCGACCGGGTCGTGCAGGTGCTGACCAACCTCGTCGACAACGCCCGCCGCGCGGCCGGCCCCGACGGACGCGTCCACCTCGACGTCGGCCCGGGCGGCCGCGTCGTCGTCGCCGACGACGGCCCCGGGGTGCCGCGCGCGGACCGCGAGCGCATCTTCGAGCGGCTCGTCCGGCTCGACGAGGCGCGCTCCCGCGACCGGGGCGGCGCCGGGCTCGGCCTGCCCATCGCGCGCGGCCTGGCCCGCGCCCACGGCGGGGACCTGCGGCTGCTCGACACCGGCACCGGCGCGGCGTTCGAGCTGACCCTGCCCTGA
- a CDS encoding response regulator transcription factor yields the protein MATARILLVEDDDAIREAVAVALRDEGYEVATRPDGDALEEHLEAFRPDLVVLDWMLPGRDGPTLARVVRRFGDVGVVMLTARDGVSSRLRGFDSGVDDYVTKPFAMAELLARLRALLRRLGRVPSTVEVGDLVVDLDGAVVTRAGHRVELTATELRLLGFLVENRGRTMSTTQILTQVWGYEDVAENLVQVHVSALRKKLEAHGDRLVHTVRGIGYVVRA from the coding sequence ATGGCCACCGCACGCATCCTGCTCGTCGAGGACGACGACGCCATCCGCGAGGCCGTCGCCGTCGCGCTGCGCGACGAGGGGTACGAGGTCGCGACGCGCCCCGACGGCGACGCGCTGGAGGAGCACCTCGAGGCCTTCCGGCCCGACCTCGTCGTCCTCGACTGGATGCTGCCCGGCCGCGACGGGCCGACCCTCGCACGGGTCGTGCGCCGCTTCGGCGACGTCGGGGTCGTCATGCTCACCGCCCGCGACGGGGTGTCCTCGCGGCTGCGCGGGTTCGACTCCGGCGTCGACGACTACGTGACCAAGCCCTTCGCGATGGCCGAGCTGCTCGCCCGGCTGCGGGCCCTGCTGCGCCGGCTCGGTCGGGTGCCCTCGACCGTCGAGGTGGGTGACCTCGTCGTCGACCTCGACGGCGCGGTCGTCACCCGCGCGGGCCACCGGGTCGAGCTGACCGCCACCGAGCTGCGGCTGCTCGGGTTCCTCGTCGAGAACCGCGGCCGGACGATGTCGACGACGCAGATCCTCACCCAGGTCTGGGGCTACGAGGACGTCGCCGAGAACCTCGTCCAGGTGCACGTCTCGGCCCTGCGCAAGAAGCTGGAGGCGCACGGCGACCGCCTCGTCCACACCGTGCGCGGCATCGGCTACGTGGTGCGGGCGTGA
- the purU gene encoding formyltetrahydrofolate deformylase has product MPEYVLLLSCPDRPGIVAAVTTLLFEHGGNIEESQQYDDVRTDQFFLRIRWSVAGEDHGVGRWQELLAPVAERFGMQWSLRDAHTPSRALLMVSRFGHCLNDLLFRWRSGQLNLEIPAVVSNHRDLEPLVASYGIPFVHVPVTADTKAEAEARLREVVAEHDVDLVVLARYMQVLSDSLARDLQGRVINIHHSFLPSFKGAKPYHQAHERGVKLVGATAHYVTPDLDEGPIIEQDVVRADHRMTPEALVRAGEEVESRVLARAVRWHCESRILLNGTRTVVFD; this is encoded by the coding sequence GTGCCCGAGTACGTGCTGCTCCTGTCCTGCCCCGACCGCCCCGGCATCGTCGCGGCCGTCACGACCCTGCTCTTCGAGCACGGCGGCAACATCGAGGAGAGCCAGCAGTACGACGACGTGCGCACCGACCAGTTCTTCCTGCGCATCCGCTGGTCGGTGGCGGGCGAGGACCACGGGGTCGGGCGCTGGCAGGAGCTGCTGGCCCCCGTGGCCGAGCGGTTCGGGATGCAGTGGTCGCTGCGCGACGCGCACACGCCGTCCCGGGCGCTGCTCATGGTCAGCCGCTTCGGGCACTGCCTCAACGACCTGCTCTTCCGGTGGCGCAGCGGGCAGCTCAACCTCGAGATCCCCGCGGTCGTCTCCAACCACCGCGACCTCGAGCCGCTCGTCGCGAGCTACGGAATCCCGTTCGTCCACGTGCCGGTGACCGCCGACACCAAGGCCGAGGCCGAGGCGCGGCTGCGCGAGGTCGTCGCCGAGCACGACGTCGACCTCGTCGTCCTCGCGCGCTACATGCAGGTCCTCTCGGACTCGCTGGCCCGCGACCTCCAGGGGCGCGTCATCAACATCCACCACTCGTTCCTGCCCTCGTTCAAGGGCGCGAAGCCCTACCACCAGGCGCACGAGCGGGGGGTCAAGCTCGTCGGGGCCACCGCGCACTACGTGACGCCGGACCTCGACGAGGGGCCGATCATCGAGCAGGACGTCGTGCGCGCCGACCACCGGATGACGCCGGAGGCGCTCGTGCGCGCCGGCGAGGAGGTCGAGTCGCGGGTGCTCGCGCGGGCCGTGCGGTGGCACTGCGAGTCGCGCATCCTCCTCAACGGGACGCGGACGGTCGTCTTCGACTGA
- a CDS encoding CGNR zinc finger domain-containing protein: MRFNSHVDAVLDTTVRLVNALTPGTDGGREHPAPVGAALRGAVVEAVRYDGYEPRPSARDLAALLPEVHAAREVVEHLDAGDDDAAAALVNGMLRRTRAHPELDRSPDGRWAIHFHGPDTTFARGWAAGIAAGLAMAIGGDLGSRLGVCEASGCDRVWVDRSRNTHRRFCSTRCQNRVKAAAHRRRTRTA; this comes from the coding sequence ATGCGTTTCAACAGTCACGTCGACGCGGTGCTCGACACGACCGTCCGGCTCGTCAACGCGCTGACCCCCGGGACCGACGGAGGCCGCGAGCACCCGGCGCCCGTGGGCGCCGCGCTGCGGGGCGCGGTCGTCGAGGCCGTGCGCTACGACGGCTACGAGCCCCGGCCGTCGGCGCGCGACCTCGCCGCCCTGCTGCCGGAGGTCCACGCGGCGCGCGAGGTCGTCGAGCACCTGGACGCCGGCGACGACGACGCCGCGGCGGCCCTCGTCAACGGCATGCTCCGGCGCACGCGGGCCCACCCCGAGCTCGACCGCTCCCCCGACGGCCGCTGGGCCATCCACTTCCACGGGCCCGACACGACCTTCGCCCGCGGGTGGGCCGCCGGCATCGCCGCCGGGCTCGCGATGGCCATCGGCGGCGACCTCGGCTCCCGGCTCGGGGTGTGCGAGGCGTCGGGCTGCGACCGGGTGTGGGTCGACAGGAGCCGCAACACCCACCGGCGCTTCTGCTCCACCCGCTGCCAGAACCGCGTCAAGGCCGCCGCCCACCGCCGGCGGACCCGCACCGCCTGA
- a CDS encoding MFS transporter: protein MSLLKKPTSVITVLVAARVVNRLGGAGMGFLGVRLTRDLGVPLGTASLVLALFGAATIPSRVLGGVVTTRWGARAALVAGLAAAGLAQAVVAVGDSLLVVGSGVLALGLAYEVVEPATQTAVVAGVAPERRASRFSLLWASLSVAGVVAGVLAALVTRWGVGALFAVDAASSLLAAALVALLLPRLPRPARVPRVWRAALRRDVLAWSALCTVSATVVMVVVLVLPLAVDWAGHPPSTTAWLLVAGALSAVATHRVLARVEVTAPTHRVLAAGYALLAAALACWAVGGVPALLTGAVLEGAAGSLVVGTQQAVASRLAPPGAEAAVMTVQGLSWGVATLLAPLVGGALLGVGPRVPWLAAAGVALLLAAGHARPPGALRPVRSAA from the coding sequence GTGTCACTGCTGAAAAAGCCTACGTCAGTCATCACCGTCCTCGTCGCGGCGCGCGTCGTCAACCGCCTGGGCGGGGCGGGGATGGGGTTCCTCGGGGTTCGCCTCACCCGCGACCTGGGGGTCCCGCTCGGCACGGCGTCGCTCGTCCTCGCGCTCTTCGGCGCCGCGACCATCCCGTCACGGGTGCTCGGCGGTGTCGTCACGACACGGTGGGGCGCCCGCGCGGCCCTCGTGGCCGGGCTGGCCGCGGCCGGGCTGGCCCAGGCGGTCGTCGCCGTCGGGGACTCCCTGCTCGTCGTCGGGTCCGGGGTCCTCGCCCTCGGCCTGGCCTACGAGGTGGTGGAGCCGGCGACGCAGACCGCCGTCGTCGCGGGCGTCGCCCCGGAGCGACGGGCCTCGCGCTTCTCCCTGCTCTGGGCGAGCCTGTCGGTGGCCGGGGTCGTCGCCGGTGTCCTCGCCGCCCTCGTCACGCGTTGGGGGGTCGGCGCCCTCTTCGCGGTCGACGCCGCGAGCAGCCTCCTCGCGGCGGCCCTCGTCGCGCTGCTCCTGCCCCGGCTGCCGCGCCCGGCCCGCGTGCCCCGGGTCTGGCGGGCCGCGCTGCGCCGCGACGTCCTCGCGTGGTCGGCGCTGTGCACCGTCTCGGCCACCGTGGTCATGGTCGTCGTGCTCGTCCTCCCGCTGGCGGTCGATTGGGCCGGCCACCCGCCGTCGACGACCGCCTGGCTCCTCGTCGCGGGCGCGCTGTCCGCCGTCGCGACCCACCGCGTCCTCGCGCGGGTCGAGGTCACGGCCCCGACGCACCGGGTGCTCGCCGCCGGGTACGCGCTCCTCGCCGCCGCCCTCGCGTGCTGGGCGGTCGGGGGAGTGCCGGCCCTCCTGACCGGCGCCGTGCTCGAGGGCGCCGCCGGCAGCCTCGTCGTCGGCACCCAGCAGGCGGTCGCCTCCCGGCTGGCGCCGCCCGGTGCCGAGGCCGCCGTCATGACCGTCCAAGGCCTCTCGTGGGGCGTCGCCACGCTGCTCGCGCCCCTGGTCGGTGGGGCGCTGCTCGGGGTCGGCCCGCGCGTGCCGTGGCTCGCCGCGGCGGGCGTCGCGCTGCTCCTCGCCGCCGGCCACGCCCGGCCGCCGGGGGCGCTCAGGCCGGTGCGCTCGGCTGCGTGA
- the betT gene encoding choline BCCT transporter BetT: protein MSTATDRPTTPTEPEPGGSGTPGVLGGPPVRVPVFVASLTGVLLVALWALLAPTSAESALGAVTTWATQWFGWFYVLLATVVLGFVVWLGLSRYGGVRLGPDHSRPEFSTFAWASMLFAAGIGTDVMFYSVVEPASHYMAPPAGGPAPESIEAARDATVWTLFHYGVTGWGMYALMGLALGYFCYRKGLPLAVRSALAPVLGRRIDGPLGHAVDTAAVLGTIFGVATSLGIGVVFLNVGLNVLFGVPVGTGAQIALAALAVLMAAVSATSGVDRGIRFLSQLNVLLALGLAGWVLVTGNTALLLNGAVANVGDFLRTFPAKTLETFPFVDNATWMSTWTLFFWAWWVAWASFVGLFLARISRGRTIRQFVLGTLVIPFAYIVMWISVFGNAAIERIRSGDTDFAQAAQDFTGVGFYDLLSQYPAGKVVIALAFFVGLLFYVTSADSGALVMANLTSRLGDLTEDAAGWLRITWAAATGLLTIAMLLVGGITALQYATIIFGLPFAVVLVLVMVGLVRALRVEGRRADSREQSVYGLLSARAATTRREDRATSWRARVARATNFVDRRDALGHLRDVVAPALAEVGEELCRHEVETTCEVDLEGESPSVTLRTPTAEPPFVYRVEVEMAPVPTYGGRMVQRRDSYARLEVHLADGGQGYDVMGWSAAQVIHDCLDHYERHLEFLRLTQPSAPA from the coding sequence ATGAGCACCGCGACCGACCGACCCACCACCCCGACCGAGCCCGAGCCCGGAGGGTCCGGGACGCCGGGGGTGCTCGGCGGGCCACCGGTGCGGGTGCCCGTGTTCGTCGCCTCGCTCACCGGCGTGCTCCTCGTGGCCCTGTGGGCGCTGCTCGCGCCGACCTCGGCCGAGAGCGCCCTCGGGGCGGTGACGACGTGGGCCACGCAGTGGTTCGGCTGGTTCTACGTGCTCCTCGCGACGGTGGTGCTCGGCTTCGTCGTCTGGCTCGGCCTCTCGCGCTACGGCGGCGTGCGCCTCGGGCCGGACCACTCGCGCCCGGAGTTCTCGACCTTCGCGTGGGCGTCCATGCTGTTCGCCGCCGGCATCGGCACGGACGTGATGTTCTACTCCGTCGTCGAGCCGGCGTCGCACTACATGGCGCCGCCCGCGGGCGGCCCCGCGCCCGAGAGCATCGAGGCGGCCCGGGACGCCACCGTGTGGACCCTCTTCCACTACGGCGTCACCGGGTGGGGCATGTACGCGCTGATGGGCCTGGCCCTCGGCTACTTCTGCTACCGCAAGGGCCTGCCCCTCGCGGTGCGCTCGGCCCTGGCCCCGGTGCTCGGCCGGCGGATCGACGGCCCGCTCGGCCACGCCGTCGACACGGCCGCGGTGCTGGGGACGATCTTCGGCGTCGCGACCTCGCTCGGCATCGGCGTGGTCTTCCTCAACGTCGGCCTCAACGTGCTCTTCGGCGTCCCCGTCGGCACCGGTGCGCAGATCGCGCTCGCGGCCCTCGCCGTGCTCATGGCCGCGGTCTCGGCCACGAGCGGCGTCGACCGCGGCATCCGGTTCCTGTCGCAGCTCAACGTGCTGCTGGCCCTCGGGCTCGCGGGCTGGGTGCTCGTCACCGGCAACACCGCGCTGCTGCTCAACGGCGCCGTCGCCAACGTCGGCGACTTCCTGCGCACCTTCCCCGCGAAGACCCTCGAGACCTTCCCCTTCGTCGACAACGCGACGTGGATGAGCACGTGGACGCTCTTCTTCTGGGCCTGGTGGGTGGCGTGGGCGTCCTTCGTCGGGCTCTTCCTCGCGCGCATCTCGCGCGGCCGGACCATCCGGCAGTTCGTCCTCGGCACCCTCGTCATCCCGTTCGCCTACATCGTCATGTGGATCTCCGTGTTCGGGAACGCCGCCATCGAGCGGATCCGGTCCGGCGACACCGACTTCGCGCAGGCCGCCCAGGACTTCACCGGCGTCGGCTTCTACGACCTGCTCTCGCAGTACCCCGCCGGCAAGGTCGTCATCGCCCTGGCCTTCTTCGTCGGGCTGCTCTTCTACGTCACCTCCGCCGACTCCGGCGCGCTCGTCATGGCCAACCTCACGAGCCGGCTCGGTGACCTGACCGAGGACGCCGCCGGCTGGCTGCGCATCACCTGGGCGGCGGCCACCGGGCTGCTGACCATCGCGATGCTCCTCGTCGGCGGCATCACCGCGCTGCAGTACGCGACGATCATCTTCGGGCTGCCCTTCGCCGTCGTGCTCGTGCTCGTCATGGTCGGGCTCGTGCGCGCCCTGCGCGTGGAGGGTCGTCGGGCGGACAGCCGCGAGCAGAGCGTGTACGGGCTGCTGTCGGCACGGGCCGCGACCACGCGTCGTGAAGACCGCGCGACGTCGTGGCGGGCCCGGGTGGCCCGGGCGACGAACTTCGTCGACCGCCGCGACGCGCTCGGCCACCTGCGCGACGTCGTCGCCCCCGCCCTGGCGGAGGTCGGCGAGGAGCTCTGCCGCCACGAGGTCGAGACGACCTGCGAGGTCGACCTCGAGGGCGAGAGCCCGTCGGTCACCCTGCGCACGCCGACCGCCGAGCCGCCGTTCGTCTACCGCGTCGAGGTCGAGATGGCGCCGGTGCCGACCTACGGCGGCCGGATGGTCCAGCGCCGCGACTCCTACGCCCGCCTCGAGGTGCACCTCGCCGACGGCGGGCAGGGGTACGACGTCATGGGCTGGTCGGCGGCGCAGGTCATCCACGACTGCCTCGACCACTACGAGCGCCACCTGGAGTTCCTGCGCCTCACGCAGCCGAGCGCACCGGCCTGA